A segment of the Sphingomonas cannabina genome:
ACTTGTCGGAGGGCAGGGCGACCCCCAGCGTGGCGCCGACGCCCCGGCTCATCCCGCCGCTCGTCGCGCTCGCGCCGTCGACCGGCACGTCCGATGTCACCGCCCCGCGGGCGGCGCGCGTCAGCGTCACGCTCGCCACATAGCGGCCGTGGCCGGCGCCGGGCAGGGCGGTGAAGCCCTTGTCGATCAGCGCCTGCTCGACCGCATCGGCGAACACCCGGTCGGCGGTGGAGGGCCTTTCCGCCGACAACTCGATGGAGACGGTGCCGGGCGTCACCGGCGCGGCTTCCGCCGCCTGGGCCGGCGCCAGCGCCGCGCTCGCCGCAGCCAACATGGTCAGCAAACCCATAACGCTCCTGCCTCCACGGGCGCGGGCGCGCCTGGGGATCAACCGTTACGCCTGCGTCCCCGTTCCCTCAAGTGCCTAGGGCCTAGGCGGCAGGACGAAAAGTGCTCCGATAGGCGAACAGTCCCGGCGTGCCGCCGGTCATCACGAACAGCACATGCGATCCGGGCGCGAACGCGCCGTCGCGCACCGCCGCGAGCAGTCCGGCGAACGCCTTGCCGGAATAGACCGGATCGAGCAGCAGCCCCTCGGCCCGCGCCATCAGCCGCACTGCCTCGACCATGGCATAGGTCGGAATGCCGTAGCCCGGCCCGCGTTCGTCGCCGATCACGTCGACGGCCTCCTCGTCGATGACGGCATGCGCGTCGATCAGCGCCAGCGTCGCCCGGGCCTTGTCGATCGTCGTGCGGCGGCTCGCCTCCTCGTCGGCGAGCACCGCATAGGAGGTCACCACCGCCGGCGATCGCCCGAGCGCCGCATAGCCGGCGGCGAGCCCCGCATGGGTCCCGGCGCTGCCGTTCGCGACGATCACGCGGTCGAACTCGACGCCCAGCTTCTCGGATTGTCGAACGATCTCGTCGGCGCAGGCGGCATAGCCCAGGCATCCGACCGGCGATGATCCGCCGGACGGCGCGACATGCACCTTGCGCCCCTCGCGCCGGAGCGTCGCGGCGCGCTCCTCGGCATAGGCGAGCGAATCGGCCGAGCCCGGCAGGTCGTGGATGGTGGCCCCGAACAGCTCGTCGAGCAGGACGTTGCCATTCTCGGTATAATCCGCCTCCTCGCGCGGCACGCTGCGCGTCAGCACCAGTTCCGCGGCAAGCCCGACCCGCGCCGCCGCCGCGGCGCTGAGTCGCGCATGGTTCGACTGGCGCGCGCCGACGGTGATGAAGGTGTCGGCGCCGTCCGCGATCGCTGCCCCCAGTAGGAACTCGAGCTTGCGCAGCTTGTTGCCGCCGCCGCCGATCGGCGTCAGGTCGTCGCGCTTGGCGTAGAGGGCGACGCCCTTCGCCGCCTCGCCCAGCGCCTCCTCGATCCGGTGCAGCCGCTGGATCGGCGTCGGGCCGTCGATCAGCCGGGTGCGGGGGCGGTTGCGAAGGGCGGCCTCCAGGTCCATGCGACATCCTCGTGCTGGCGTTTCGCTGCAGATGCGCCTTGCATGGGCGTTGCACAACCGTCCCGCCCCGCCTTGACTTGTCGGGGTCGCGCCGCTAGGCGGGCGCCTCATTTTTCCAGCGAACATCGCCAGGCACGAAACGGGATCGGTCATGAAGATCGTGAATTCACTGAAGTCGCTCAAGGATCGGCATCGCGACAATCGCGTGATCCGCCGCCGCGGGCGCATCTACGTCATCAACAAGACCAACCGCCGCTTCAAGGCCCGCCAGGGCTGAGTCGTGGGGGACAGGGTCCGCGCCGTCATCTTCGATGTCGGCAACGTCCTGTTCCACTGGCATCCGCGGTTCCTCTACGAGCGCCTGATCGAAGACGATCGGGCGCTCGACGCGTTTCTGCGCGACGTCGTCACCCATGAGTGGCATTTCCAGCACGACGCCGGCCGCCCCTTCGCCGAGACCTCGGCCGAGCTCGTCGCGCGCTTCCCCGAGCACGAGCCGCTGATCGCCGCCTGGGGCGAGCGCTTCACCGATTCGATGGACCGCCCGGTCGCCGGGATGCTCGAGCTGGTGCAGGAGCTGGACGAGGCCGGCGTCCCGCTGTTCGCGATCACCAATTTCTCGGGCGAGTTCTTCCCTCAGGCTCGCAAGCGCTGGCCGGAGACCTTCGACCGCTTCCGCGACATCGTCGTCTCGGGCGACGAGAAGCTGCTGAAGCCCGATCCTGCCATCTACCGCCTCGCACTCGCCCGCTTCGGCCTGGAGCCGGGCGAGGCGCTGTTCGTCGACGACAACGCCGCCAACGTCGAAGGCGCGAGGGCGGTCGGCATCCACGCCGTGCTGTTCACCGACGAGCCGGCGTTCCGGGCGGAACTCGGCCGGGTGGGGTTGCTTGTCTGAACGGCTTTCCGTGTGTACATTGTGTGCACGGAGATGAATCATGGAAATGTCGGTTCGCGAAGCCCGCGCCCAATTCGCCGCCGCCCTTGCGGCTGCAGAGCGGGGCGAGCGCGTGACCATCACCAAGAACGGACGCCCGGTCGCGGAGCTGGGGCCGCCCTCCGCGGCGCAGCCGAAGCGCAAGGGTGGGATCGATTGGGAACGGGTTGAGCGCGTCCGCAAGGAAATGGGCTTGGACAAGCTGCCTCCATTACCCGACGGATGGCAGGAGGAGTTCGACGACCCCGCGTTCAGTCGCGAAGTTCTGGGGCTCGATGACGATTGGGAGCCTTATCGGCCTTGAGCGTCCTGCTCGATACCCATTTCGTGATCTGGCTCGCCAAGGACGGCGCGGAGCTGACGCCGCGCGAACGAGCATTTCTCGACGCGCAGGAGGAGCGCGCCTGGATCTCGGCGATCTCGATCTGGGAGCTGAGGATAAAATGGTCGAAGGTGAGCCGAAACGGCGAGCGCAAGGGCGCGCTGGCGCCCGAAGCCGCGATGCTTTTCGCCGACCTGGCGGGCATTGAGATCGTGCCGATCACCGGAGTTGACTGCACGATGCCACTCCGCACGCCGCTCTCGCACAAGGACCCCTTCGACGAGATGCTGCTCGTCCACGCCCAGCAACGCGGTGCGCGGCTGCTCACCCGCGACAGCGACCTGCAGGGTCACCCGCTGGTCGTGTCGCTGTAGCGCTTCAGCTCGTCGCCGATCACCCGCACCACGTGGAGCACGTTGGTGCTCCCCGGCGTCCCGAACGGCACGCCCGCGCAGACGACCACACGGTCGCCCGCCGCGGCGATGCGATGACGCAGCGCCATGCGCTTGGCCTTGGCGACCATCTCCTCGAAATTGCCGACGTCGCGGGTATGGACCGCATGCACGCCCCACAGCAGCCCCAGCCGCCGCGCGGTCTCGATCTTGGGCGTCAGCACCAGGATCGGCACCGACGGGCGCTCGCGCGCGATGCGGCGCGCGGTCGAGCCCGACATGGTGAAGCAGATGATCGCGCTCGCCGACACGATGCCGGCGATGCTCTTCGCCGCCTCGGCGAGCGCGTCGGCGGTGGTCGGATCGGGCTTGGTGATGGTGAAGTGCACGCGGTCGCCGTGCGCGGGATCGCGCTCCACCGAATCGGCAATCGAGTTCATCATCGCGACCGATTCGACCGGCCAGGCGCCCGCCGCGCTCTCGGCCGACAGCATGATCGCGTCGGCGCCGTCGTAGACTGCGGTGGCGACGTCGGACACCTCGGCGCGGGTCGGCGTCGGCGCGGTGATCATCGATTCGAGCATCTGCGTCGCCACCACCACCGGCCGGCCCATCCGCCGCGCAGTCTCGACGATGCGCTTCTGCAGCGGCGGCACCGCCTCGGGCGGCAGCTCGACGCCCAGGTCGCCGCGCGCCACCATCACCCCGTCGCAGCCCTCGACGATCTCCTCCAGCCGCGACACCGCGGAGGGCTTCTCGATCTTGGCTAGCAGCGCCGCGCGCCCCTCGATCAGCCGCCGCCCCTCGGCGAGGTCCTCCGGCCGCTGCACGAAGCTCATCGCGATCCAGTCGACCCCCTGGTCGAGCGCGAACGCCATGTCGCTGCGGTCCTTGGGCGTCAGCGCCGCCAGCGGCAGCACCACGTCGGGGACGTTGAGCCCCTTGGAATTGGACAGTGGCCCGCCGACCACCACTTCGGTGATGATCTGCTCCTGGTCGTGCTCCAGCACCTTCAGCACCAGCTTGCCGTCATCGAGCAGCAGCCGCGCGCCGGGCTCGATCGCCGCGAAGATCTCCTTGTGCGGCAGCTCGACGCGGGACGAATCACCGGGTTCGGTCGAGCGGTCGAGCAGGAAGCGCTGCCCCGTCTCCAGCGTCACCCGCCCCTCGGCGAACCTGCCGACGCGCAGCTTCGGCCCCTGCAGGTCGGCGAGGATGGTGGTCGGCCGGCCATAGGTCTTCTCGAGCGCGCGGATCGCCGCGATCACCGGCTCCTTGGACGCCTGGTCGCCATGGCTCATGTTGACGCGGAAGGCGTCCGCGCCGGCGACGAACAGCTTCTCGATCATCTCGGGCGTGTTGCTCGCGGGGCCGAGCGTGGCCAGCACCCGGACCTTTCGGGAGCGCGGGTGGATCGTGCGGGTCATGCTGGGCTCCTGTCGCTTGCGTGGGCGCGTCTAGCGTCTATTGCGAACGGATCAACCGGAGAACGGGCAATGGACGAACTGGATGCCTTGGACGACCGCGTGGCCGCCACCGCCTTCCGCCGGCTGGTCCGGCACCTGCGCCGTCGCAGCGACGCGCAGAACGTCGACCTGATGGGCCAGGCCGGCTTCTGCCGCAACTGCCTGGCCGACTGGATCGGCGAGGCGGGGCATCTCGACAAGGCGCGCGCCCGCGAGATCATCTACGGCATGCCATTCGAGGAATGGAAGGCGAAGCACCAGGGCGAGGCGACGCCGGAGCAGCTCAAGCGCATGGAGGAGAGCATCGCCCGGAACGCCGCGCTCGACGAGGCGCTGGAGGAGAGCTTTCCGGCGAGCGATCCGCCGTCGATGACGGAGCCCCGTTGAGCCCGCGCGCAGCTTCGCCTACAGGCGCCGCTCAACCCGATGGAGATACATGAATGAGCGAGGTTATCGCCGCCGATCAGCTGCGCCTTTTGATCGAGCGCATCGAGCGGCTTGAGGAAGAGAAGCGCGGCATCGCCGACGACATCAAGGACGTCTATGCCGAGGCCAAGTCAACCGGCTTCGACGTGAAGACGATCCGGACGATCATCAAGCTGCGCAAGATGGAGAAGCATCACCGCGACGAGGCGGAGGCGCTGCTCGAAACATACAAGGCCGCGCTCGGGCTGGCCTGAGCCGCTTTTCCTGGTCTAGAGACGAGCCATGGCAGGCCATTCCAAATTCAAGAACATCATGCACCGCAAGGGCGCGCAGGATAAGAAGCGCTCGGGCATGTTCTCCAAATTGAGCCGCGAGATCACCGTCGCGGCCAAGATGGGTCTCCCCGACCCGGACATGAACCCGCGCCTGCGCGCCGCGGTCAACGCCGCCAAGGCGGCGTCGATGCCCAAGGACAACATCCAGCGCTCGATCGACAAGGCGAGCCGCGGCGATGCCGAGAATTACGAGGAGGTCCGCTATGAGGGCTTCGGCCCCGGCGGCGTCTCGCTGATCATCGAGGCGCTGACCGACAACCGCAACCGCACTGCCACCAACGTGCGCACCGCGGTCAGCAAGAACGGCGGCAACCTCGGCGCCTCGGGTTCGGTCAGCCACGGTTTCGACCGCATGGGCCTGATCACCTATCCGGCGAGCGCGGGCGACCCCGACAAGGTGTTCGAGGCCGCGCTGGAGGCGGGTGCCGAGGACGTGAGCTCGAGCGAGGACGGCCACGAGATCTGGACCGCCCAGGCCGACCTGCACGAGGTCGCCAAGGCGCTCGAGCCGGTGCTGGGCGAGGCCGAGGCGGCCAAGCTCGCCTGGCGTCCCCAGACGATGGTCGAGGTGGGCGAGGGCGACGCCGCGACGCTGTTCAAGCTGATCGACGCGCTGGACGACGACGACGACGTCCAGACCGTGTGGGGCAACTACGAGGTTCCCGACGAGGTGATGGAGAAGCTGGCTTGACCCAAATCCTCCCCGAGCTCGCTCGGGGAGGGGGACCGCCGACCGCAGGTCGGTGGTGGAGGGGCGGCGCGCCAGCGCCGGCTTTCGCCGTCGCCCCCTCCACCATGCTGCGCATGGTCCCCCTCCCCGAGACAAGCTCGGGGAGGAACGGGTGCTGATCCTCGGCCTCGACCCTGGCCTCGGCACCACCGGCTGGGGCCTGATCCGCGCCGAGGGCAATCGCCTCAGCCACATCGCCAACGGCCGCCTCGTCACCGACACCGCGGCCCCGCTGCCGCGCCGGCTGGCACACCTCGACACGATGCTCGCCGCCCTGATCGCCGATCGCGCTCCCGATGCCGCCGCGGTCGAGGAAGTCTTCGTCAACGCCAACCCGCAATCGACCCTCAAGCTCGGCCAGGCCCGCGGCGTCGTGCTCTGCGCCGCGGCGCGCGTCGGGATCGACGTCGGCGAATATGCTGCGCGGCTGGTCAAGAAGGCGGTGGTCGGCGTCGGCAACGCCGAGAAGGCGCAGGTCCACGCCATGGTCACGCGGCTGCTGCCCGGCGCGAAGATCGACGGCCCCGATGCGGCCGACGCCCTCGCCGTGGCGATCTGCCACGCCCATCACGCGGCGACGGCACGGCGGATCGGGTGAAGCCGGGACCGGCATTTCCCGCTTTCCTACATCATATCGTTCCTGTTACGTACCGAACATGACCGGCTCGCCGACCGCACCCTGGACCGTCCTCTTTCCCGGCGCGTGCCCTGCGGAAGCCGACGCTTATGTCGTTTTCCCGGAACTTTCGGAACCTTCGGGGCGGCCGGCGTGATCGCGCACCTCAAGGGCATTTTGACCGCCACCGCCTCCGACCACGCCGTGATCGACGTCGGCGGCGTCGGCTATCTGGTCGGCGCATCGGCGCGCACGCTGTCGGCGCTCGGCGCGGTCGGGGACGGCGTCACCGTGCATACCGAGATGCTGGTCGGGGAGGATTTCATCCGCCTGGTCGGCTTCGCCACCGCCGAGGAGCGCGACTGGTTCCGCCTGCTCACCGGCGTGCAGGGGGTGGGCGCGCGGGTCGCGCTGGCGATCCTCTCCGTATTGGCGCCGGAAGAGCTTTCCCGCGCGGTGTCGGCGCAGGACAAGGCGATGGTCGCCCGCGCCAACGGCGTCGGCCCCAAGCTCGCCGAGCGCATCGTCCGCGAATTGAAGGACAAGGTCGGCGGTATCGCGATCGGCGGCGGCACGGCGCCCGCGGCTGCCGCCGGCAGCGCCGCGGCCGATGCGCTGTCCGCGCTCGCCAACCTCGGCTTCCGCCCGGCCGAGGCGTCGAGTGCGGTCGCGGCAGCGGAGGAGGAACTGGGCCCCGGTGCCGGCCTCGACGCGCTGGTGCGGCTCGCGCTCAGGAAAGCCGCGAAATAATCGGAACTTGTTGCGACTTGCCAACAACCGTTCCGAGGCATAGCCTCCGCCGCGACCAAGTCAGGAGGGCGTGTATGAAGCGGCTTCTTCTTGTGACGACCAGCGCATTGCTGGTGTTTCCCGACATCGCGATGGCTCAGGCGACGACCCGGCCTGCTCCCGGCCAGGAACGGCCGGTCGGCCGGCCTCAGGTCCAGCCGCCGCGGCCCAATCCCGGTCAAGGCGTGAGGCCGCCGCAGCCGCCGCGGCCCAATCCGGGCGGACCCTCGATCCAGCCGCCGCGCCCCAATCCCGGCGGACCGGCGATCCAACCGCCGCGGCCGGGTCCGGGCCATGGCGTCCGCCCGCCGCGGCCGCGTCCGCCGCATCGGCCGGGCTATCGTCCGCCGAACTTCCGGCCGCTTCCGGCGCCGGTATTCCGTTATCCGCGCGGCTATCGCTACCGGCGCTGGTCGATCGGCCTGCTGTTGCCGAGCCTGTTCCTGTCGTCGGCCTATTATTACAACAACTACGGAAACTTCGGCTTCGGCCCGCCGCCGCGCGGCCATCGCTGGGTCCGCTACGGCCCTGACCTCCTGCTGGTCAACGTCCGCACGCGGCGCATCGTCGACGTGATCTACGGCGCGTTCCGATGAGGTGACGGTCGGCGCCGGACGCGTTCACGCTCGCGCTCGACAAGGCCGGGTGCGAACGGGTAGGGAACATGCCCACCCATGACCGACGCCGACCGCATCCTCACTGCCTCCCGCCGCGCCGAGGATGTCGACGCGGCGCTCCGGCCCAAGACGCTCGACGAGTTCGTCGGGCAGAAGGCCGCGCGCGAGAACCTGCGCGTGTTCATCGACGCAGCGAAGGCGCGGGGCGACGCGCTCGACCACGTCCTGTTCTTCGGCCCGCCCGGCCTCGGCAAGACCACGCTGGCCCAGATCATCGCCCGCGAGATGGGCGTGGGCTTCCGTGCCACCTCGGGCCCGGTGATCGCCAAATCGGGCGACCTCGCCGCGCTGCTCACCAATCTCGAGGACGGCGACGTCCTGTTCATCGACGAGATCCACCGCCTCAATCCCGCGGTCGAGGAAGTGCTCTACCCGGCGATGGAGGACCGCGCGCTCGACCTGATGATCGGCGAAGGCCCGTCGGCACGTTCGGTCCGCATCGACCTGCCGCGCTTCACCCTGGTCGGCGCCACCACCCGCCAGGGCCTGTTGACCACGCCGCTCCGCGATCGGTTCGGCATTCCCGTGCGGCTCAATTTCTACACGGTGGACGAGCTGCTCCGCGTCGTCACCCGCGCCGCGACCCTGCTCGACCTCCATGTCGCCGAGGACGGCGCCCGCGAGATCGCCAAGCGCTCCCGCGGCACCCCCCGCATCGCCGGCCGGCTGCTGCGCCGGGTGCGCGACTTCGCCAACGTCGCCGGCACCGAGACCGTCGACGCCGCCACCGCCGACCGCGCGCTCAACCGGCTGGAGGTCGACGCGCTCGGCCTCGACGCGATGGACCGGCGCTACCTCACCATGATCGCCGACGTGTATCGCGGCGGCCCGGTCGGCGTGGAGACGCTCGCCGCCGGCCTGTCGGAACCGCGCGACACGATCGAGGAGGTGATCGAGCCCTATCTCATCCAGATCGGCATGATCGCCCGCACCGCCCGCGGCCGCTGCCTCAACGCCGCCGGATGGAAGCACCTCGGCCTCGATCCGCCGACGACCGCACAGGACGGCTTGTTCGATTGAGGCGCCAAACGGGGTTCCCGCGGCGAATCGCCTCGGCTAGGCGTTGACGCCATGACTGCCGAGGCGACCGACCTGCCGCTCGAAGGGCGCTTCGAGGGGATCGAGCACCGATTCCCGGTCCGCGTCTATTTCGAGGACACCGATCTCTCCGGCATCGTCTATCACGCCAACTACCTCCGCTTCATGGAGCGCGCCCGCTCGGCGATGCTGCGCGCCGCCGGCATCGACCAGCGCGCCGCGCACGAGGCGGGCGAGGGCGCCTACGCCGTGCGCGACCTCCACATCCGCTATCTCGCCCCGGCGAAGCTCGACGACACGCTGTCAGTGGTCACGCGGCTGGAACGAATCCGCGCCGCCTCGGTAGTCATTCATCAACGAGTCATGCTCGGCGGGCTTTTGCTGGCCGACGCGCGCGTCGAGGCGGCCTTCGTCGCACCGAACGGCCGGGCGCGCCGCCAGCCGGCCGAGTGGGTGAGGAGGTTCGAAGCCCTCGTGGATAAGGGGAATTGATCAGGTGGAATTGCTAGCCAACCCGAACGCCGCGACGCTGTCGCCGGTCGCGCTCTTCCTCCAGGCCGACTGGGTGGTGAAGGGGGTGATGATCGGCCTCATCCTCGCCAGCATCTGGACCTGGGCGATCATCATCAGCTTCCGGTTCAGGATCGGCGGCCTCCGCCGCAACTCCGACCGGTTCGAGGCCGAGTATCGCAAGGCGGCCGATATCGACGCCTTCCACCGCATCAACGGCGACAGCCCGCTGCCGATCGCCAAGGTGTTCGCGGCCGGCGTCGCCGAATGGCGCCGCTCGACCGGCGGCAAGCGCATCGACCGCGAGGGCACGCGCCAGCGGCTCGCGACCGCAATGGGATCGGCCGCCGCGGCCGAGGTCGACCGCCTGTCCGACCGGCTCAACGTCCTGGCGACGATCGGGGCGGTGGCGCCGTTCGTCGGGCTGTTCGGCACCGTGTGGGGCATCATGCGCAGCTTCACCGCGATCGCGGGCGAGCAGAACTCGTCGCTGGCGGTGGTGGCGCCCGGCATCGCCGAGGCGCTGTTCGCGACCGCGATCGGCCTGTTCGCGGCGATCCCGGCGGTGATCGCCTACAACCGCTTCAGCCACGCCATCAACCGCATCGAGGCGCGCCTCCACCGCTTCGCCGACGGCTTCCACGCGACGCTGAGCCGGCAATTGGACTCCGGCGACTGATGGCCATGAACCTCCCCTCCCAGCACGGGCGCGGCCGGCGTATGCCGATGGCGGACATCAACGTGACGCCGCTGGTCGACGTGATGCTGGTGCTGCTGATCATCTTCATGGTGACCGCGCCGTTGCTCACCGCCGGCGTGCCGGTGAACCTGCCCGACAGCCGCGCCAAGGCGCTCGAGCAGGACCAGAAGCCGGTCGACATGGCGATCGACAACCAGGGCCGCGTCTTCATCGACAAGACCGACGTGACGGCGACGCTCCCCGACGCGCTCGCCAACCTCGCGGCGCAGGGCAGCCCGGACAAGCCCCGCCAGGTGTTCCTGCGCGCCGACACCGGCCTCGACTACGGCCGGGTGATGCACGTGATGGGCGAGCTCAACCGCGCCGGCCTCAACCGCGTCGCGCTGGTCACCAACGCCGCGAGCGAGGAGCGGTAGGGTGGAACGCGGCGAGAAGATCGGCTTGGGGTTGGCCGCGGCGGGGCATGTCCTGCTGTTCGGCCTGCTCTCGGTCGGCTTTCTCTCCACCCCCAACCCGCTGAAGCTCGAAAGCAAGCCGATCGACATCTCGCTGGTCGACGCGATCAGCCTCAAGTCGGCGGTCCCCGCCGCGACCGAGCCGCCTGCCTCCAGCCAGGCGCCCGACACCGGCCCGCCGGAGGAAGCGCCGCCGCCCGCCGAAGCGGTCGCCGAGCCCCAGCCCGCGCCGCCCGTGGCCCAGCCCGCGCCGGCGCCGCCGCCAAGGCCCGCGCCGGTGGCCAAGCCGGAGCCGCCCAAGCCTGCCCCCGCCAAGCCGTCGCCGGCCAAGCCCGCGCCCGCCAAATCCGCCACCAAGGCCGCGCCGGCACCGACAAAGGCGGCCGGCACCAATCCCGCCGCGACCAAGCCCAAGCCGCGCGGCAGCCTGCTCGGCGACGATTTCCGCAAGAGCCTCGCCGTCTCCGCGGAGAAAGGGCGGGGCCAGGCGCCGCGCGCGCAGGCGGTGTCGGCGCAGGCGGTCGCGGGGCTCGCCGACGCGATCGCGCGGCAGGTCCAGCCCTGCGCCAATCGCGTGCCTATTCCGGGCCCGGGTGCCAACCAGATCCGTTCGCGCCTGCGCCTGCAGATGACGCGCGACGGCACCCTTGCCGCGCGCCCGGCGCTGATGGGCCAGACCGGCGTCAACGGCGAGAACCAGCGCTATGCCCAGCGCGTCGCCGAGCTCGCCACCGCGGCG
Coding sequences within it:
- a CDS encoding DUF4136 domain-containing protein — its product is MGLLTMLAAASAALAPAQAAEAAPVTPGTVSIELSAERPSTADRVFADAVEQALIDKGFTALPGAGHGRYVASVTLTRAARGAVTSDVPVDGASATSGGMSRGVGATLGVALPSDKSRVGNLVVTELRVRIIRRGEDQPAWEGSASTAQVAGTRNDAPATVAPKLAQALFRNFPGDSNQSVSVP
- a CDS encoding D-cysteine desulfhydrase family protein, whose protein sequence is MDLEAALRNRPRTRLIDGPTPIQRLHRIEEALGEAAKGVALYAKRDDLTPIGGGGNKLRKLEFLLGAAIADGADTFITVGARQSNHARLSAAAAARVGLAAELVLTRSVPREEADYTENGNVLLDELFGATIHDLPGSADSLAYAEERAATLRREGRKVHVAPSGGSSPVGCLGYAACADEIVRQSEKLGVEFDRVIVANGSAGTHAGLAAGYAALGRSPAVVTSYAVLADEEASRRTTIDKARATLALIDAHAVIDEEAVDVIGDERGPGYGIPTYAMVEAVRLMARAEGLLLDPVYSGKAFAGLLAAVRDGAFAPGSHVLFVMTGGTPGLFAYRSTFRPAA
- the ykgO gene encoding type B 50S ribosomal protein L36, with translation MKIVNSLKSLKDRHRDNRVIRRRGRIYVINKTNRRFKARQG
- a CDS encoding HAD family hydrolase, whose translation is MGDRVRAVIFDVGNVLFHWHPRFLYERLIEDDRALDAFLRDVVTHEWHFQHDAGRPFAETSAELVARFPEHEPLIAAWGERFTDSMDRPVAGMLELVQELDEAGVPLFAITNFSGEFFPQARKRWPETFDRFRDIVVSGDEKLLKPDPAIYRLALARFGLEPGEALFVDDNAANVEGARAVGIHAVLFTDEPAFRAELGRVGLLV
- a CDS encoding type II toxin-antitoxin system Phd/YefM family antitoxin, encoding MEMSVREARAQFAAALAAAERGERVTITKNGRPVAELGPPSAAQPKRKGGIDWERVERVRKEMGLDKLPPLPDGWQEEFDDPAFSREVLGLDDDWEPYRP
- a CDS encoding type II toxin-antitoxin system VapC family toxin → MSVLLDTHFVIWLAKDGAELTPRERAFLDAQEERAWISAISIWELRIKWSKVSRNGERKGALAPEAAMLFADLAGIEIVPITGVDCTMPLRTPLSHKDPFDEMLLVHAQQRGARLLTRDSDLQGHPLVVSL
- the pyk gene encoding pyruvate kinase: MTRTIHPRSRKVRVLATLGPASNTPEMIEKLFVAGADAFRVNMSHGDQASKEPVIAAIRALEKTYGRPTTILADLQGPKLRVGRFAEGRVTLETGQRFLLDRSTEPGDSSRVELPHKEIFAAIEPGARLLLDDGKLVLKVLEHDQEQIITEVVVGGPLSNSKGLNVPDVVLPLAALTPKDRSDMAFALDQGVDWIAMSFVQRPEDLAEGRRLIEGRAALLAKIEKPSAVSRLEEIVEGCDGVMVARGDLGVELPPEAVPPLQKRIVETARRMGRPVVVATQMLESMITAPTPTRAEVSDVATAVYDGADAIMLSAESAAGAWPVESVAMMNSIADSVERDPAHGDRVHFTITKPDPTTADALAEAAKSIAGIVSASAIICFTMSGSTARRIARERPSVPILVLTPKIETARRLGLLWGVHAVHTRDVGNFEEMVAKAKRMALRHRIAAAGDRVVVCAGVPFGTPGSTNVLHVVRVIGDELKRYSDTTSG
- a CDS encoding DUF1244 domain-containing protein, translated to MDELDALDDRVAATAFRRLVRHLRRRSDAQNVDLMGQAGFCRNCLADWIGEAGHLDKARAREIIYGMPFEEWKAKHQGEATPEQLKRMEESIARNAALDEALEESFPASDPPSMTEPR
- a CDS encoding DUF2312 domain-containing protein; this encodes MSEVIAADQLRLLIERIERLEEEKRGIADDIKDVYAEAKSTGFDVKTIRTIIKLRKMEKHHRDEAEALLETYKAALGLA
- a CDS encoding YebC/PmpR family DNA-binding transcriptional regulator codes for the protein MAGHSKFKNIMHRKGAQDKKRSGMFSKLSREITVAAKMGLPDPDMNPRLRAAVNAAKAASMPKDNIQRSIDKASRGDAENYEEVRYEGFGPGGVSLIIEALTDNRNRTATNVRTAVSKNGGNLGASGSVSHGFDRMGLITYPASAGDPDKVFEAALEAGAEDVSSSEDGHEIWTAQADLHEVAKALEPVLGEAEAAKLAWRPQTMVEVGEGDAATLFKLIDALDDDDDVQTVWGNYEVPDEVMEKLA
- the ruvC gene encoding crossover junction endodeoxyribonuclease RuvC; the protein is MLILGLDPGLGTTGWGLIRAEGNRLSHIANGRLVTDTAAPLPRRLAHLDTMLAALIADRAPDAAAVEEVFVNANPQSTLKLGQARGVVLCAAARVGIDVGEYAARLVKKAVVGVGNAEKAQVHAMVTRLLPGAKIDGPDAADALAVAICHAHHAATARRIG
- the ruvA gene encoding Holliday junction branch migration protein RuvA — encoded protein: MIAHLKGILTATASDHAVIDVGGVGYLVGASARTLSALGAVGDGVTVHTEMLVGEDFIRLVGFATAEERDWFRLLTGVQGVGARVALAILSVLAPEELSRAVSAQDKAMVARANGVGPKLAERIVRELKDKVGGIAIGGGTAPAAAAGSAAADALSALANLGFRPAEASSAVAAAEEELGPGAGLDALVRLALRKAAK
- a CDS encoding RcnB family protein; translation: MKRLLLVTTSALLVFPDIAMAQATTRPAPGQERPVGRPQVQPPRPNPGQGVRPPQPPRPNPGGPSIQPPRPNPGGPAIQPPRPGPGHGVRPPRPRPPHRPGYRPPNFRPLPAPVFRYPRGYRYRRWSIGLLLPSLFLSSAYYYNNYGNFGFGPPPRGHRWVRYGPDLLLVNVRTRRIVDVIYGAFR
- the ruvB gene encoding Holliday junction branch migration DNA helicase RuvB, giving the protein MTDADRILTASRRAEDVDAALRPKTLDEFVGQKAARENLRVFIDAAKARGDALDHVLFFGPPGLGKTTLAQIIAREMGVGFRATSGPVIAKSGDLAALLTNLEDGDVLFIDEIHRLNPAVEEVLYPAMEDRALDLMIGEGPSARSVRIDLPRFTLVGATTRQGLLTTPLRDRFGIPVRLNFYTVDELLRVVTRAATLLDLHVAEDGAREIAKRSRGTPRIAGRLLRRVRDFANVAGTETVDAATADRALNRLEVDALGLDAMDRRYLTMIADVYRGGPVGVETLAAGLSEPRDTIEEVIEPYLIQIGMIARTARGRCLNAAGWKHLGLDPPTTAQDGLFD
- the ybgC gene encoding tol-pal system-associated acyl-CoA thioesterase, producing MTAEATDLPLEGRFEGIEHRFPVRVYFEDTDLSGIVYHANYLRFMERARSAMLRAAGIDQRAAHEAGEGAYAVRDLHIRYLAPAKLDDTLSVVTRLERIRAASVVIHQRVMLGGLLLADARVEAAFVAPNGRARRQPAEWVRRFEALVDKGN
- the tolQ gene encoding protein TolQ, with translation MELLANPNAATLSPVALFLQADWVVKGVMIGLILASIWTWAIIISFRFRIGGLRRNSDRFEAEYRKAADIDAFHRINGDSPLPIAKVFAAGVAEWRRSTGGKRIDREGTRQRLATAMGSAAAAEVDRLSDRLNVLATIGAVAPFVGLFGTVWGIMRSFTAIAGEQNSSLAVVAPGIAEALFATAIGLFAAIPAVIAYNRFSHAINRIEARLHRFADGFHATLSRQLDSGD